One Spiroplasma endosymbiont of Nebria brevicollis DNA window includes the following coding sequences:
- a CDS encoding Mbov_0401 family ICE element transposase-like protein, whose product MFNYKNFKEYKITNILTDFINEIHDWDKKFFKTRDKSRYLVAGKSNRTINTDIGLATFNRRIYWDKIEKRYRYFTDEEFNITKRAKMINDLKQEILNNLTENLITKKTYNHIQQEFKHTKFSKTTISKIFKNANIQKIIPEQKHKVLDNQKLNIYVDDAFITCWDENNTKQKYCCRLFSFNLGKKQISKNRNQLLNKTTAFLLYKTGETITQDKVYNFVFETINNNYDIKINDFKDLYWQNPNLVIAGDGALWIRALAKWLGGYYILDKFHAFSYLWKSFIGKRGKKKDSTDWNKYIDTSINFANGNYNQLINILKNNVNKQTFNYFKNNEIGIINQNQDWNIGCSAESTVFHLVKSLKGNGAKAYNSKTFINMLNARVAYLNKQNISF is encoded by the coding sequence TATAAAAATTTTAAAGAATATAAAATCACTAATATTTTAACAGATTTTATTAATGAAATCCATGATTGAGATAAAAAATTTTTTAAAACAAGAGATAAAAGTAGATATTTAGTTGCTGGTAAAAGTAATAGAACTATTAATACTGATATTGGATTAGCAACATTTAATCGCAGAATATATTGAGATAAAATAGAAAAAAGATATCGATATTTTACAGATGAAGAATTTAATATTACTAAAAGAGCAAAAATGATTAATGATTTAAAACAAGAAATTCTTAATAATTTAACAGAAAATTTAATAACTAAAAAAACTTATAATCATATTCAACAAGAATTTAAACATACTAAATTTTCTAAAACTACTATTTCAAAAATTTTTAAAAATGCAAATATACAAAAAATAATACCAGAACAAAAACATAAAGTATTAGATAATCAAAAATTAAATATTTATGTTGATGATGCTTTTATTACTTGTTGAGATGAAAATAATACTAAACAAAAATATTGTTGTCGCCTTTTTAGTTTTAATTTAGGAAAAAAACAAATAAGTAAAAATAGAAATCAATTATTAAATAAAACTACTGCTTTTTTATTATATAAAACTGGTGAAACTATAACACAAGATAAAGTATATAATTTTGTTTTTGAAACTATTAATAATAATTATGATATTAAAATAAATGATTTTAAAGATTTATATTGACAAAATCCTAATTTAGTAATTGCCGGTGATGGTGCTTTATGAATTAGAGCGTTAGCAAAATGATTAGGTGGTTATTATATATTAGATAAATTTCATGCTTTTAGTTATTTATGAAAATCATTTATTGGTAAAAGGGGAAAGAAAAAAGATAGTACTGATTGAAATAAATATATAGATACATCAATTAATTTTGCTAATGGTAATTATAATCAATTAATTAATATTTTAAAAAATAATGTTAATAAACAAACATTTAATTATTTTAAAAATAATGAGATAGGTATTATTAATCAAAATCAAGATTGAAATATTGGTTGTAGTGCTGAAAGTACTGTTTTTCATTTAGTAAAGTCATTAAAAGGAAATGGTGCAAAAGCATATAATTCTAAAACATTTATTAATATGTTAAATGCAAGAGTAGCATATCTTAATAAACAAAATATTAGTTTTTAG
- a CDS encoding TraM recognition domain-containing protein, giving the protein MWYYWYYSFLIFDITSDSIINLINKTRSFHYQCFLCFQVTDDLSTDKKKILNTIFGNVGNIIAHKISDVENPEYIVKVFGTRTVEKITKQYDKKNRVCPVNCVTNKITIPN; this is encoded by the coding sequence TTGTGATATTATTGATATTATAGTTTTTTAATATTTGATATCACAAGTGATAGCATTATCAATTTAATTAATAAAACGCGAAGTTTTCACTACCAATGTTTTTTATGTTTTCAAGTTACAGATGATTTATCAACAGATAAGAAAAAAATTTTGAATACAATTTTTGGTAATGTGGGTAATATTATCGCCCATAAAATAAGTGATGTGGAAAACCCTGAATACATAGTAAAAGTATTTGGAACTAGAACAGTTGAAAAAATTACTAAGCAATATGATAAGAAAAATAGGGTATGTCCAGTAAACTGTGTAACTAACAAAATAACTATACCTAATTAG